TGCACTTCGCCGATGATCCCCTTCAATCGATCAATCTCCTGGCTGGCGCAATGTTGGTGGTAGTCCGCCATGCTGACTGGGGTATGTCCAGAATCCAGCGGGTCGGGGTGCCCCTCCATCGGGGCTCCGCAGCAACACACGTCGACGCCTTCCCCGTATTGCTGGAGGGCTTCATAAAGCCGGCTGACGGCTTCGGCCGCTTCGATGGGGTTGCAGCCCTCTTGCCTAGACTGGCACAGCAGGCATTCACCGCCCCGCTGTTCGTAGATTGACGCGAATGGGGTCATCCGTACCCCACACCGGGTGCACGTGTTCGATTTAGAGGTCATCATCGCTCTCGTCCTCGTTGTCCTCGCTCTCGGGTGTCCAGGGGCCGTCCAAGTCCTCATCCCAATCCGCGGGAGCTGCCGCCGCGCCCTGGGTCTTCGCCGCGCCCGAAGTGGTCTTCGCCGCGCCTGCCGGGCTCTTCGGTTGAAACGGTCGGTAGGCGTGAAGGGGGCAGAGTTCGACGGTGCAATCGCGAACTTCCTGGCGATCGTAGTTTGTGCATTGCAGACATTTTCCTTTCAGGGCGTTCGTCCGCGAGCTGGATTTCGCGAAAGCGCGTTCGAGAATCCCCTTTGCAGAGGGTGGGACGGTGTTCAGGTACTCGGCTTGCTTCGGGGTCATGACTCCTCCGGTGTAAACATGGGTCGTGCGTCGTGAACGATACCAGAAAAATGAAGTGAATCGTCCACTTCAGGTGGAAGGTGCTACCAGGGTACTTGCAGGGGGGGTGTGTCCTCCAAAAAAGGTCAAATTTGCGGGGGTCGGCCAGGTGGGCTTTTTCGCCGAGGTCGGACCGGGGTCGGACGGTGGTCGGCGGATCGACGATAGACCCGGATGGCCGGAAAATCAAAAAACCTCAAAAAATGCACTGTTTCCGAAAAGTCGCCGGATAATCGCTGGATCGCCGGAAAAAGGGCATATTTGCCTTTGTGTACGCTGTCTTTTTTTTATTTTTTTTCCCTGGGGGCGCGGAGTCAAAACAGGGGGTTATCCAGCGATTCAGCGATTATCCGGCGACTTACCTGGTTTGCTCGTGAAAATTTTTTCGAAAATGTGCAGAAATGGCCAAAATAGTAGGAAAATTGCAGTCTTCCGACCAAAACTCGCTGGATAATCGCCGGATACGGGTTAGGGGCGGCTTCGAATTTTCGAAATTCTGACGGTCCGTCGCCCCGTTTTTCACGATTATCCGGTGATTCGATTTTTTTCGGGCTTCGGAAAATTTTTTTCGCGGTTTGAGCAGTTGACACACTCGTGCAAGAAATTTTTTTTCCGATCGTCGTTTTTCGCACTTTCGAACTCCCGCCGGCCGCGATCGGGTCGCGTAAACGTAAAAAAGGCGACCCCTTGGCCGCCTGGTGGTTCTCGGGTCCGAGCCCGACTACAAGTCATCGTCGATTTCCGATCTGCGTTGTTCGAGCAGCTTTCGGACGATCGTTTTGTTCGGAATCGGGTTGCCGTAATCGTCCCTTTCGTTGAATACGTCAGGCTCGCGGGTCCACATTCGATGTTCCCTTTCGTTGTTGATTTGGAACCTGCCGACCAGCTCGAACCCGTATCGCTGAAGGTGCATGGATAGCGTTTTCGGTGGCGGAACTTCGATCCCGACTGCCGCCATATAGTCGACTGTGAAGGTGATATCGAGCAGTTGCGAGCTGATTTCCGCGATGCGGTTTTCGGCGATTGCGTCTTCGATCCACTGGATGCACTCGGGCATGGCGTTTCGGATCATCTGCCCCCTGGCCCCCGTAATCGGGGCGGTCCCTTTCGGGTTGAATTTGGGGGAGAACTCGTGTTCGAGGAACCAGCGACGAATAGCGCCGGGGTATTCCTCGATCTGGCTATACAGGGTCGAAAAGTAGTTTGGGTTCTCCCGCGTGAACCTGTCGATCGCCTGCCGGCTCTGCCACTGGCTGAACAAGACCAGGTATCGCCGGTCGTGGTCGTCGATCGGGATCGCGTCCTTGTAATTGGTGAACAGGATGTAGGCCGTAGTGTTGCGCACGTTGCGCACCGCTTGGCCCTTGGGGTGTACCTCGATCACCGAGTTCGTAATGAACGGCTTGATGCGGTTCAGCGTCTCGTACTTGTTGCGGTCAGCGATCAAGCGCACTTCTTCGACCGCGGCTAGGCACTGCCCTTCGGCCCAATCGGTAAACTCACTTTGGAGAATGTGGGCGTTGAGCATGGACACGTTCGACGGCCCCATGGTCGCCCGCATCATTTCGGCAAGGAACGTCTTACCATCACCCGGCGTGCCTTGGAGAAGGATCGCGTAGTTCGGGCGTTCGCCGGGGTTCTGGACGATGTAGGCCAGCCAGTCGATCAACATCAGCCGTTCCGTAGGGTCTGGCAGTAGGTGGGCAAAGTGAGTTTCTATAATGCGGACGGCGACGGAGTGGGCGGGTAGGTGGTCCTTCGGGATTTTCGGGATTTCGTGTTCAGGGTAGGTGTTCGCGTAGCGTCCCTCGACAGTGGAGAAGATCCGGTCGCGACCCGGCTCGTAGCGCTGACCGTCAATGTTCTCGATGCGGTATAGATTCAAAGCAAGGCTCGATGCGTTCTGCGACGGCATGGCCCGGTTGTTCAGGATGTCGCTCTTCGTCAGGGCGTGCCGGTCGTGCATGGCGTTAAAGCCCTGCTGCGTGGCCGACAGCTTCGTTTCCAGATTGAAAAAGCGGTCCAATCCGACGTTGTAGACCCACGGGCGACACCACTCGGGGGCCAGCTCGCCGATCTTGGGGACGTAGGAAAGAGCCTTCTTGACATCGACGAGGGGGACTTTCTTCCCGGTGATCCGCTCCCAAGCGGCTTTCGCCGTATTGGCCAGGCCCGAGCGGGCGAGGATGTTGATTTCAGCCGTGCGTGCCTGCTTCTTGGCCCGCTCCCACTCGCTCATGTTCTTGGCAACGAGGAAGGCGTGATTCAGCTCCATCGACAGCTTGGTTTCGGCTTCCTCGGCCGCCTCTTGGGCGAGGCGCAGGATGTAGCGAGCGGTGATTGGGGCACGCTGCTTGCCGTCGATGCGGAACTTCTCCCAGCGCTTGTCCAAGGCTTCGCGCTCATAATTCTCGGCTGTCTCGCTCCATTCGTTCCAAAGCTCGAAGCCGAGTTCGTCCCCGTTGTACTGGTGATAGAGCGCCATCCCCACCCGTACCCAATAGTCGTACTCTTGATTACAGGGGATCACCATCAAGTGCCGTCGTAGGTCGGCGTCTTGGATGTCGATCGGCCGACTGTCTTCGACGAAGGGGTTGTCGGGATCGATCGCCGCGGCCTTGCCGTGCCCGTTGGCTACCAGCTCCCACCCCTCGCTACTGGCCAGTCCTTCGAAGAACTCGATCAGGTCGTCGACCAGGTCCGGGGTCAGCGTGGGCAGCTCGTGCGCGGGCACGTCCAGTAACGACTCGCCGCCGACCCATCGGTACGGCTTCCCCGTCTCGGGGTGGGTGTGGAACGCCACGTACTGCTGGCCGTCCCCGAGCACTTCGATGCGGTTCGTCTGGCCCCATTCGTCTTCATACTTGGACGAGGCGCGTTTACGCATGGGCTCGTCACAGCGAAAGGGCAATAGGCGTTTCGGGGCGCGACCGATTCGAACGGGGGTGAACCCGATGTTCTCGGTGCACCAATTCTCGATCTTTTTGGCCGCATCTTCGTCGAGCACGTCAATGTCGATCGCCGGGTGATCCCTGGTCAAGATGCCGACCCCCGACCATTTGTGCCCGTTTTCGATCCATTCCCGCAACTGGTCGGATGTTGCTTTGGAGTTCTGCCACCCTGAGAAGCCCGGTGATTTGCTGCCGATCAAGATCGGGACGATTCTGTATCCGTTGGAAAGCAGTCTCGCTCCGTACTTGACTAGCGGCCCCCCGTTATTCTCCAGGCGTTGATCGCCTTTTTTCGTCATTTGGATTTGATCGCCAGGGGGTTCAGCAGGTCTTCAATCGTAAAACGCACTTTCCCGTCTGCGCTCGTGCCGCAGGCGTCGACAATCTTCTGTGCGACTGCCTCGCTCAGTCGCCCTCTTCGCAGATTCCAGAACAGCGTGGAATGATCGAGTCCGCATGTTCTCGACAGCGCACGAATTGATGGCGCCGGCAGGATCTCGACAGCGGTTCGATTCATTATGTACGTCAGCCGGGCTTTCGCGCGTTTCTCGTCGCCTTCTTTCGGGTCGTCGACCCACGGGGGGAACTTCATTGGTTTGACTCCTGGTAATGGGGCGGGTGCCAGATTACACAAATGTATTGACAGAATCAACCGACAGTGGAATCATGGCGCCGAAGTTGAATTCGGGGGCGGCACATGCCAACATTGGGCAACTTACCTGAAGACGTCGAACGCTACATGCGATTTGGCGGTTACAAGATAGAGACGAGAGACGTTCACCAGACCATGCAATTCACGGCAAACCAGCTCGAATCTTTTGCATCGAAATTCGTCGCCATTGCCGGCGGTTGCGTGGAGCCTGGGCGAAGAGCCCACTTCATGAACCTGGCGAGCATCCTCCGGTTCGAAGCGGCGGAATTCAGAGCCGGGAAACACCGTGGCGACATCATGCGGTCCACCCTGGCCGATATCCTTGCTGCGGATCTCGGGGGTGCATGGTACTCCCTCTGTTGTGCGTTCTCGAATTGCCAGAACATCGGCGGTGCGATCACCGAGTTTGCGTCGCATCAAATCTCTGCCGTTCGGCAAAGTCAGTTGTTCCCCAAGCCCGATTTATCCAGATTCATCGCCTCGTTTGAACGAGACGACGGAGATCCTGCGCGCTAATCGGCTCGCAGTCGTTGCACCATTCATTTCAACAGCAAGGAATTCGACATGCTCGAACAGAAAATCGAAGCACTCGCGGAAGCGATCAACAACCTGGCCGCAGCGTACAAGGCCGGCGGCGGTGCCGCTCCGTCCGGTTCGACCGGCGGCGGTCGCAAGGGTGGTGCTGCCAGCTCGTCGGCGTCCAAGCCGAAGCACAGCAAGGCCGAAATGCAGGCGGCGGTGAACGAGGTCAAGGAAAAGCTGGGCACCCCGGCCGCGAAGGAACTCATCAAGTCGGTCGGCTTTGAGAAGCTGGCCGAAGTCACCGAGGACAAGTTCGACGCGCTCTACGAGGCCGCGAAAGCCAAGGTCGCCGACGACGGCGACGGCGAGGGCGAGGGCGGCCTGTAACCGCCAGTACCGAGTCTCCCTCTTGGCCAGTCGCGAAGGTCTGGTCTTGAGTTGACGCCGGGGGTGCACCCCCTCCCTCCCTTTGCACCCCCTGGCGTCCTTTTTCCGATAAGCGATGAGCGAACACAAAGTCAATTTGACGGCATTGGCGAAAGGTCGGAACGGCCATTCGGCCTACGGGCCGTCCTCGTCGTCGATGTACCTCCATTGCGCTGGATCGTTGATCCCGAACCTATTGGCGCCTGACGATGCCGGCGAAGACGCGGCATACGGCACGGTGGGTCACATGGTCACGGAAACCTGGCTCACGAGTGGTAAGCGACCCGTCCATCTGGTAGGTCAGGTCGAGTGGGTCGAGGCCGGCGATTGGGGCTTCTTGATTGAAATCGATGAAGTCATGCTGGATTACGCCCAGCAGTGCGTCGACTGGGTCGAGTTCCTGCCCGGCGACCATTTCATCGAGATCCGTGTCGACATTTCCAGACTGACGCCGATCCCGAATCAAACGGGGACCGCAGACTTCATTGCGTGTCGGCCCGGCCGGATGGTGGTCGCGGACTGGAAATTCGGCAAGGGGTACATGGTCTTTGCCAGGGAGAATACTCAAGCCCTCTTGTACGCACTCGGGGCGTTCTGGCAATACGACGCGAAATATCACTTTGAAGAGATCGAAATTCGGATCGGCCAGCCACGGCTCGATCATTTCGATGTTTGGATTATTTCCCGAGCCCAATTGCTTGAGTTCGCGAAATGGGCCAAGCCGCGGATGCATGCCGCATGGGAGATCAACGCCCCTCGTACGCCAGGCCCGAAGCAATGCCGCTGGTGCAAGGTCAAGACCACTTGCGGGGCGTACGCAAAGTCGCTTTCCGACATGCTGGAAGGGGTCTTCGACGACCTGGTGGAGCGGGACATCACGCCGAGCGACGTCGAGGAATTCAAGGACCATCTTGATTTGACGGTGATCCCCAAGGTTGCCGATCTCATGACGTTGTCCACGGTGCACATGGAGCAGATTTACGCATGGCGCCCGACCGTGGACGCGTGGTTCAAGGCGATGCAGCTCGAACTATTCCGTCGCCTGTCGCGCGGCGAAAAAGCTACCCTTTGGAAGATTGTCGAAGGTCGCTCGAACCGGGCTTTCCGTTTTCCGAACGATGCCGGCTCAAAACTGGTCGAGTACGGCTGTCCCAAATCAAAGGTGTTTGTCGAATCCGTCGTGAGCCCTGCCGAAGCGGAAAAATTGCTTCGAAAGAGCGGATACCGGACGCGGCAACTGCCGGAATTGCTCGACGGCTTGGTCTACAAGCCGAAGGGCAAACCGACATTGGCGCCGGCCGCAGATCCGCGACCGGCGCTGGTGGATCTATCGGACGGGGTGTTTGACGATCTGGTAGAAAACTGTGAAACCCGTGAAATCGAGGATATGTAAATGTCGAATCTGACAGTGGTAAAGAAGGTCGAAAATGCGGTGCTGTATACGGACAGCTCGGGTGGCCGTGTGATCCGCTTGGATAACGTCCGCCTGTCCTATCCGTTCCTCGGAACGCCGAGCGAGGACGAGAGCGACGACGGGGACAAAAAATTGTCCTGGCGCGTGCAAGGCATGCTGCCCAAGGCGACGCACGTCGCGGCGAAAGACATCTGCAAGGAAGTCATTCAGAAGTTGTGCGCCACCAACGAAGTCAAGATCCCGCAGGCCCAATGGTTCTTGTCGAACGGCGACGACAAGGAAGCCGAGGAAATGCATGGGCATTTCCTCGTGTCGGCTTCGGACATGAAGGTGCGCCCGCGCTGCCGTGACCGTAAGGGGGTCGTGATCGACGACATCGCCAAGATCGACGACCTGTTCTACGGCGGTTGCTGGGGTTCGATCCTCATCCGCCCGTGGTATTTCAACGGCAAGCGGAAGAACTCGGCGAAGATCTACCCGAAGCGGATCGTTGCCGGCTTGAACTCCGTGATGTTCCTGCGCGACGACAAGCCGTTCGGCCAAGGACGGATCGACGATAGCGAGTGCTGGGACGATCTGGCCAGCGGCGACGACGGGTACGACAGCGGCGGTTTCGACGACGACGACGGCCTTTGATCGGCCTCCAAATCAACTTTTGATGGAGTGCGCCCCGAGCAGTGGAAAGCTGTAGGGGCGTTTTCATTTTATGCGCTATTCGGAAACCCGACCGATTGCAGTCTGCGATACCGAGTGCTACCCGAACTACTGGTCGATCGCGTTCAAGTGCCTTGAGACGAACCGGGTGAAGCTCTTCCGGCGCACCCGATCAAACGAACTTGACCGGGTAGGTGTTGCTCGCATCATTCGAAATTTCCGAATCGTCACGTTCAACGGCAACGGTTACGACTGCCCCATGATTGCCCTCGCCATGAGCGGGGCTACGAATTCGCAGCTCAAGCAAGCGAACGACGACATCATCATGGGTGGGATGAAGCCTTGGGAGTTCCGGGACAAATACGGTGTCAGGCTTCCCAAGTATTTCGATCATGTCGACTTGATGGAGGTTTCCCCCGGAAGCCCGCAACACCCGTCACTGAAGCTGTACGCCGGCCGGATGCACTCGCGCCGGATGCAGGATTTGCCGCTAGATCCGGATCGCTCACTTTCGGAAGACGAGACTAGAGCCCTGGACGATTACCATATCAACGACCTTGATGTCACTGCCGACCTGTATTTCGAACTGCGTGAACAAGTCACTTTGCGGTCGGTGATGAGTGATGAGTACGGCGTCGACGTGCGCAGCAAGTCAGATGCACAAGTCGCTGAAGCCGTTATTAAGGTCGAGATCGAGCGTATCACGGGCAACACCGTGCGAAGGCCCGCCAATGTGACGGGGGTGTTCCACTATCGCCCACCGAACTGGATCACGTTCGAAACCCCCGAGCTAAAGGACGTTTACAGCAAGCTCGTCACGGCTCGATTTGCCGTTGGATACGACGGCGTGGTCAAGATGCCCGAGCGGCTAAAGGGCCTGACTGTTTCGATTGGAAATAGCGTCTACCGGATCGGCATCGGCGGGCTTCATTCGAGCGAAGAGAAAGTAACGCACCGTTCCGACGATCAGTTCGTTTTGATTGATCGTGACGTGACCAGCTTCTACCCGAAAATCATTTTGCTTTTGCGCCTTTTCCCTAAACACCTTGGGGAAGTATTTCTTCAGGTCTACGAAAAGCTCTTCGACCGCCGAGTGGATGCAAAGCGGAATTCCCTTGCGACCATTGCCGAAACGCTGAAGATCGTTTTGAACGGAACATATGGAAAGTTGGGGTCGCCCTACTCGATCCTCTGTTCTCCAGACCTGATGCTGCAAGTCACTTTGACCGGGCAGCTCGTGATACTGATGTTGATCGAAAGGCTGCACCTGGCTGGCTTCGATGTCGTTTCGGCGAACACCGATGGGATTGTGATTCGAGTTTGCCGAGATCGTATCGACGATTTCAACACCTACATTTTCGATTGGGAATGCGATACGGGGTTCATGACTGAGGAAGTGCGATACAAGTCCGTGCATTCGCGAGACGTCAACAACTACATTGCAATCTACGACGACGGCAAGAAGGTGAAATTGAAAGGTGCTTTCGCGCCCCCTGGACGGGGGCAGAAGGGGGCATCTGGATTGAAGAAGAACCCGACCGCCGAAGTGGCGATCAGTTCGGCAGTCAACTTCCTTCGCGATGGTGTGCCGATCGAGACGACGGTTCGTGAGTGCGACGACGTGCGGCAGTTCTTGACCGTGCGCAAGGTGGCCGGCGGTGCGGAGAAGAACGGCGAGTACATCGGAAAGGCGATTCGCTACTACTACGCAGAGGACGACGTTACGGCGATCCATTATCGGAGCAACGGCAATACCGTGCCTCGAACGCTCGGGGCTCGTCCCATGATGGAACTGCAAAGTGACTTGCCGGAAGACTTGGACCTGTCCTGGTACATCCGAGAGGGGTACGCGATCTTGCAGGACGTCGGCGCCTCGTATAGCGACCCCGAGCTAGTCGGACGAACCGGCCGAATGTTCGCACGCTTACCCGATCAAAAAAATTTCCACATTGTCGAGCTTCCGAGTGGTGTCGCGATCTGCGGCAAATCGCGCGAATCGATCCGCGACGCTTGGGTTGAACGGGCCAAAATCCCCGATGGGCACAGGTTGTGCCCTCATTGCCGCCGGGAGGATTCACTTTGACACGGGCCGAAATTTACTTTGGCGACTGCCTGGACCTGATGGGCGTATTGCCCGACGCAAGCGTCAATCTCATTTTCTGCGACCTTCCCTACGGTACGACAAACTGCAAATGGGATTCGCCGATTTTGCTTTCGGAGTTGTGGCGCCAGTACAAGCGAATTCTCGCGCCAGGTGGTTGCGTGGTCCTGTTCGGGGCGATGCCGTTTACCGCCCACCTGGTCATGTCGAATCCGTCCTGGTTCAAGGATCACCTGGTTTGGAATAAGAACAAGTGCGGGTCGCCGGGCCTGGCTAAATACAGACCGATGCGCGTGCACGAGGACTTGCTTGTCTTTGCACCTGGCACGACGGTCTACAACCCGCAGATGGAAGAAGGCGAGCCGTACGCGAGAAAGAGCAAAAACCCTGACGGGTATGTCGGCAGAAAGAACGATCACGGGTATGGGCTGAAGCCTCGCACCGAGTTCAAGAACGAAGGCACCCGCTACCCAAAGTCGATTTTGAATTTCTCGCGGGACTTTTCGGCGCAACAGCAGATCCATTCCGCGCAAAAGCCGGTTTCCCTGTGCAAGTGGGTTGTGCTGACCTACAGCAAGCCGGGGGATGTTGTCCTTGACAACACGATGGGCAGTTCGAGCAGCGGGATCGCATGCCATGAGACGGGGCGTTCGTACATCGGAATGGAAAACGATCTCGAAGAATACCGAAAGGCCAAGGGGCGCGTCCCGCACGCAACCCGAATGGTCCAAGTCAGTTTGCGAGTCGCAATCGAAGGGCTTGCGCGCCACATTGGAGAGTAGGACTGTGACAAGAGAATCGGATATTGAAGCTGCAATCACGCAATACGCGGAAGTGCACGGATGGTGGCAGTGCAAATTCACTTCTCCGTCGTTTCGAGGCGTGCCGGATCGGATTTTCATTCGAAAGGGGCGTCACGTCTTTATCGAGCTGAAGGCGCCAGGTGAGACGGCGAGTCCCCAGCAGCAGAAGCGCCACCGTGAAATGAGAATGCACGGGGCTGAAGTCTACGTCGTCGATTCGATTGAGGAAGGTTATGCAGTCCTTCGATGAGCGCATCGCGGGCCTACTGTCCAAAGTCACTTTGAGTCGGGACAGGTTGCACCGTTACCAGGGCGAACTCGCGATACCGTTTCTCTATGAGAACCCGTACTCGGGCCTTTTCATTGATATGGGGCTCGGAAAGACGATATCGAGTCTGACGGTGATTGCCGACTTGCTCGGCCGGTTTGCTATGGAGCAGTTCTTGATCGTCGGGCCGCTGCGCGTGGCCACGGAAACCTGGCCCAATGAGATCGAGTCTTGGGAGCATGTGGCACCGTACGGCTACAACCTGATTCACGTCTTCGACGATGATCCGCGAGTCGATGCGGTTCGTGATCGAGCCCGAAACAAGGCCCGCCGGGATGCGGCCGAGCTGGGATTGACTCCGCGCGAGTGGCAGCAGTTCGTGACCCATCAAGGGCAGAAGGCGGAAACGGCCGAGAAGAACCGCATCCGGGCCGAGGCGGCAAGGCGGCGCAGCTCGATCAACATCATTTCTCGCGATTGGGTCGAATGGCTCGTAAATTTCCACGGACCGAAATGGCCGTATCGGGGCGTGATTATCGACGAGAGTTCGAGTTTTAAGGATCACACGTCGTCGCGCTTCAAGGCACTGGCCAAGGTGCGCAATACGCCGGGATTGATTCAGCGTTTGCACATTCTGACGGCGACGCCCGCGGCCGAGACGTACGAACACCTTTTCGCGCAGATATTTTTGCTCGATGGCGGGGAAAGGTTCGGCAAGGGGATCACGAAATTCCGGGAAAGGTACTTTGTCGAGAACAGGTACA
The DNA window shown above is from Chromatiales bacterium and carries:
- a CDS encoding DUF2800 domain-containing protein — protein: MSEHKVNLTALAKGRNGHSAYGPSSSSMYLHCAGSLIPNLLAPDDAGEDAAYGTVGHMVTETWLTSGKRPVHLVGQVEWVEAGDWGFLIEIDEVMLDYAQQCVDWVEFLPGDHFIEIRVDISRLTPIPNQTGTADFIACRPGRMVVADWKFGKGYMVFARENTQALLYALGAFWQYDAKYHFEEIEIRIGQPRLDHFDVWIISRAQLLEFAKWAKPRMHAAWEINAPRTPGPKQCRWCKVKTTCGAYAKSLSDMLEGVFDDLVERDITPSDVEEFKDHLDLTVIPKVADLMTLSTVHMEQIYAWRPTVDAWFKAMQLELFRRLSRGEKATLWKIVEGRSNRAFRFPNDAGSKLVEYGCPKSKVFVESVVSPAEAEKLLRKSGYRTRQLPELLDGLVYKPKGKPTLAPAADPRPALVDLSDGVFDDLVENCETREIEDM
- a CDS encoding site-specific DNA-methyltransferase; protein product: MTRAEIYFGDCLDLMGVLPDASVNLIFCDLPYGTTNCKWDSPILLSELWRQYKRILAPGGCVVLFGAMPFTAHLVMSNPSWFKDHLVWNKNKCGSPGLAKYRPMRVHEDLLVFAPGTTVYNPQMEEGEPYARKSKNPDGYVGRKNDHGYGLKPRTEFKNEGTRYPKSILNFSRDFSAQQQIHSAQKPVSLCKWVVLTYSKPGDVVLDNTMGSSSSGIACHETGRSYIGMENDLEEYRKAKGRVPHATRMVQVSLRVAIEGLARHIGE
- a CDS encoding PriCT-2 domain-containing protein; this translates as MIGSKSPGFSGWQNSKATSDQLREWIENGHKWSGVGILTRDHPAIDIDVLDEDAAKKIENWCTENIGFTPVRIGRAPKRLLPFRCDEPMRKRASSKYEDEWGQTNRIEVLGDGQQYVAFHTHPETGKPYRWVGGESLLDVPAHELPTLTPDLVDDLIEFFEGLASSEGWELVANGHGKAAAIDPDNPFVEDSRPIDIQDADLRRHLMVIPCNQEYDYWVRVGMALYHQYNGDELGFELWNEWSETAENYEREALDKRWEKFRIDGKQRAPITARYILRLAQEAAEEAETKLSMELNHAFLVAKNMSEWERAKKQARTAEINILARSGLANTAKAAWERITGKKVPLVDVKKALSYVPKIGELAPEWCRPWVYNVGLDRFFNLETKLSATQQGFNAMHDRHALTKSDILNNRAMPSQNASSLALNLYRIENIDGQRYEPGRDRIFSTVEGRYANTYPEHEIPKIPKDHLPAHSVAVRIIETHFAHLLPDPTERLMLIDWLAYIVQNPGERPNYAILLQGTPGDGKTFLAEMMRATMGPSNVSMLNAHILQSEFTDWAEGQCLAAVEEVRLIADRNKYETLNRIKPFITNSVIEVHPKGQAVRNVRNTTAYILFTNYKDAIPIDDHDRRYLVLFSQWQSRQAIDRFTRENPNYFSTLYSQIEEYPGAIRRWFLEHEFSPKFNPKGTAPITGARGQMIRNAMPECIQWIEDAIAENRIAEISSQLLDITFTVDYMAAVGIEVPPPKTLSMHLQRYGFELVGRFQINNEREHRMWTREPDVFNERDDYGNPIPNKTIVRKLLEQRRSEIDDDL
- a CDS encoding VRR-NUC domain-containing protein, which translates into the protein MTRESDIEAAITQYAEVHGWWQCKFTSPSFRGVPDRIFIRKGRHVFIELKAPGETASPQQQKRHREMRMHGAEVYVVDSIEEGYAVLR
- a CDS encoding DUF2815 family protein — translated: MSNLTVVKKVENAVLYTDSSGGRVIRLDNVRLSYPFLGTPSEDESDDGDKKLSWRVQGMLPKATHVAAKDICKEVIQKLCATNEVKIPQAQWFLSNGDDKEAEEMHGHFLVSASDMKVRPRCRDRKGVVIDDIAKIDDLFYGGCWGSILIRPWYFNGKRKNSAKIYPKRIVAGLNSVMFLRDDKPFGQGRIDDSECWDDLASGDDGYDSGGFDDDDGL